One genomic window of Desulfuromonas sp. AOP6 includes the following:
- a CDS encoding sigma-54 dependent transcriptional regulator: MMDTMVTRERTILIVDDEGSMRHMLRMVLEKEGYVVLEATQGLQGLDILSHATVDLVLCDIRMPEMDGMTFLRELGRTNNPATVIVMSAYGAIDTAIECMKLGAYDYISKPFKPDEVLLTVKKAEERLRLQQENRQLKKELSQTQFRDEIVFAGSGMARVLELVDAVADSTSPVLITGETGTGKELVARALHSRSGRHDKPFVAVNCGAISSGLMESELFGHVKGAFTGADRERQGLFSAADGGVLFLDEIGELPLDLQPKLLRVLQEGEILRVGETRPRSVNVRVLAATARDLREEAAGGRFRDDLYYRLAVVEIDIPPLRERREDLQPLAERFLGQIASREGRSVPNLKSDALAALQDYPWPGNVRELKNFLEKTMIFCRRDEIDKGALPWEARRKSRDHSDNYSLKAAIRRLEREYIEKALKATDGNRTHAARLLEISLRALIYKIREYDIS; the protein is encoded by the coding sequence ATGATGGACACCATGGTTACCAGAGAACGCACTATTCTGATTGTGGACGATGAAGGGTCCATGCGGCACATGCTGCGTATGGTTCTCGAAAAGGAGGGCTATGTGGTTCTGGAGGCCACTCAGGGACTACAGGGATTGGACATCCTTTCACACGCGACGGTTGACCTGGTCCTCTGTGATATCCGCATGCCGGAAATGGATGGGATGACCTTCCTGCGTGAACTGGGCCGCACCAACAACCCGGCCACGGTGATCGTCATGAGCGCCTATGGCGCAATCGACACCGCCATCGAATGCATGAAACTGGGCGCCTACGATTACATATCCAAACCCTTCAAGCCGGATGAAGTGCTGCTGACCGTCAAAAAGGCGGAAGAGCGTCTACGCCTGCAGCAGGAAAACCGGCAGCTGAAAAAAGAGTTGAGCCAGACCCAGTTCAGGGACGAAATTGTCTTTGCCGGGTCTGGCATGGCGCGGGTGCTCGAATTGGTGGACGCCGTTGCTGATTCCACCTCTCCCGTGCTGATCACCGGGGAAACGGGCACGGGCAAGGAACTGGTCGCCAGGGCGCTGCACAGCCGGAGCGGCCGTCACGACAAGCCTTTTGTCGCCGTGAACTGCGGTGCCATTTCCTCGGGGCTGATGGAGTCAGAACTATTTGGCCATGTCAAAGGGGCCTTTACCGGCGCCGACCGCGAGCGCCAGGGGCTGTTCAGTGCAGCCGACGGCGGCGTACTCTTTCTTGATGAAATCGGTGAGTTGCCCCTGGACCTGCAGCCCAAGCTGTTGCGTGTCCTGCAGGAAGGAGAAATCCTGCGGGTCGGCGAAACCCGTCCCCGGTCAGTTAATGTAAGGGTTCTGGCCGCCACAGCCCGCGACCTGCGCGAAGAAGCGGCTGGCGGACGTTTCCGGGATGATCTCTACTATCGGCTGGCGGTTGTTGAGATTGACATCCCCCCCCTGCGGGAGCGGCGCGAAGACCTCCAACCCCTGGCGGAGAGATTTTTAGGACAGATTGCTTCACGCGAGGGGAGAAGCGTGCCCAATTTAAAGTCGGACGCTCTTGCCGCCCTGCAGGACTACCCCTGGCCGGGTAACGTTCGCGAACTGAAGAACTTCCTTGAGAAAACCATGATCTTCTGCCGGCGGGATGAAATCGACAAAGGCGCTCTCCCCTGGGAAGCGCGGCGAAAATCCCGTGACCACAGCGATAATTATTCCCTGAAAGCAGCCATCCGCCGACTCGAAAGGGAGTACATCGAAAAGGCGCTCAAGGCGACCGATGGCAACCGGACCCACGCCGCCAGACTGCTCGAAATCAGCCTGCGGGCCCTCATCTATAAAATCAGGGAATACGATATCTCCTGA
- a CDS encoding ATP-binding protein, whose amino-acid sequence MGKRRFGLQAEVVVSIALLMGAALLFSGLLILKIAETQILDQRLAGASLVLQTTARALAPDLAQMAEAPSGSFEDDHPVRLLPAQLGATAWQILDRDLAPLVQDDRFGRLMFYKDDLGLARYGEGPLFSVSYSTSLLPFAGSADNFAVLTLPVRHEGQRVATMQALFPLDDVSRQLLEARRVALIYVGLYGAILALFGMFLLRRNVIRPVRMLIESTRQVAEGNLEHKLSEDGPREIAELAGAFNTMIEALSHSRAQTEANIEVLERTNRDLQQARRELILSEKMASVGHLAAGMGHEIGNPLGAIIGYLGFLKQELPEGREADVIGRSLEEAERINRLVKDLLDYAAPGRSEGEWLDPSAVARDACDILRSQGGWKDRRLAVDLPEGLPAVFIPRHKLLQVFVNLLLNARDATSADGEVRISGGTTDQSVWIAVADNGTGMAPEVKANIFDPFFTTKFTGKGRGLGLSVSHRIIDEAAGRIDVESEPGRGSVFTVWLKEQG is encoded by the coding sequence ATGGGTAAAAGGCGGTTTGGCCTTCAGGCCGAGGTTGTGGTCAGCATCGCGTTGTTGATGGGGGCCGCCCTCCTGTTTTCCGGTCTGCTCATTCTGAAAATCGCTGAAACCCAGATCCTTGATCAGCGACTGGCAGGGGCGTCGCTGGTACTGCAGACCACGGCCAGGGCTTTGGCGCCCGATCTGGCCCAGATGGCGGAAGCCCCGTCCGGCTCTTTCGAAGACGACCATCCTGTGCGCCTGCTTCCGGCGCAGTTGGGCGCGACCGCCTGGCAGATCCTGGACAGAGACCTTGCGCCCCTTGTTCAAGACGACCGTTTCGGTCGGTTGATGTTTTACAAGGACGATCTTGGCTTGGCGCGATACGGGGAAGGGCCACTGTTCTCCGTATCTTATTCCACCTCTCTGCTTCCCTTTGCCGGTTCCGCCGATAACTTTGCTGTCCTTACATTGCCTGTCCGTCATGAAGGGCAGCGGGTCGCCACCATGCAGGCCCTGTTCCCGCTGGACGATGTGTCACGGCAACTCCTGGAAGCCAGAAGGGTCGCATTGATCTATGTTGGTTTGTATGGGGCAATTCTGGCGCTGTTCGGGATGTTTCTGCTGCGTCGCAATGTCATTCGGCCTGTGCGTATGCTGATCGAGAGCACACGCCAGGTGGCCGAAGGCAACCTGGAGCACAAACTGTCGGAAGACGGCCCCCGTGAGATCGCCGAACTGGCGGGCGCATTCAACACCATGATCGAGGCCTTGTCCCACAGCAGAGCCCAGACCGAGGCCAATATTGAGGTTCTGGAGCGGACAAACCGGGATTTGCAGCAGGCCAGACGAGAGCTGATCCTGTCGGAAAAGATGGCCTCCGTCGGCCACCTTGCTGCTGGCATGGGGCACGAAATCGGTAATCCTCTGGGGGCGATCATCGGCTATCTCGGTTTTTTGAAACAGGAACTTCCCGAGGGGAGAGAAGCGGACGTCATTGGCCGTTCCCTCGAAGAAGCCGAACGTATCAACCGCCTTGTCAAAGATCTGCTCGACTACGCGGCTCCTGGACGAAGTGAAGGGGAGTGGCTCGACCCTTCCGCGGTGGCGCGGGATGCCTGTGATATTCTGCGCAGTCAGGGAGGATGGAAAGACCGCCGGCTGGCGGTCGACCTCCCGGAAGGCCTCCCTGCGGTCTTTATCCCTCGGCACAAACTGTTGCAGGTTTTTGTCAATCTCCTGCTCAATGCCCGTGATGCCACCTCGGCCGATGGGGAGGTCCGTATTTCTGGCGGAACCACCGACCAGTCAGTCTGGATTGCCGTGGCGGACAACGGCACGGGGATGGCTCCCGAGGTTAAGGCCAATATTTTCGACCCCTTTTTTACTACGAAATTCACCGGCAAAGGCAGAGGACTGGGTCTTTCCGTGTCTCACCGCATCATCGATGAAGCCGCCGGGCGGATCGATGTTGAGTCGGAACCGGGCCGGGGAAGCGTATTCACTGTATGGCTTAAGGAACAGGGATGA
- a CDS encoding ferredoxin, whose protein sequence is MPRIPVVDQDECISCEVCVSICPEVFRMQGEGDDHHHHKSFVYNPTGAPEEKIEQAMDNCPAACIHWQD, encoded by the coding sequence ATGCCCCGCATACCCGTTGTCGATCAGGATGAATGCATCAGCTGCGAAGTCTGTGTCAGCATCTGCCCCGAAGTCTTCCGCATGCAAGGCGAGGGAGATGATCATCACCACCATAAATCCTTCGTCTACAACCCCACCGGCGCCCCAGAGGAGAAGATTGAACAGGCCATGGACAACTGCCCCGCCGCCTGCATTCACTGGCAGGACTAG
- a CDS encoding MFS transporter, producing the protein MTLTSNIRKLYAFSFLKMALFPMAIITLFWKDHIGLSLSEILLLQAIFSLATLLMEYPSGYLSDRLGYRLTLSLASLLGIAGWSWYTVAGSFAGVLGAEILLGISYAFISGADSALLFETLKADGQEEHYARYDGRMTGYAQFGEAAGAIFAGTLYAFAPLTPFFLQIAVWGLAFVLTRTLQEPPHLRQGAPAAGLSEAIQISRHALLENHRLRYGIALAGLLGLASFIPVWLIQPAMQLNAVPLAWFGPVWAGANLTVALFSLLSHRLSFHLGHRGMIILCLCLVVVGYAGLGLVESVWGFVFYYLLTAMRGLQGPLLRHHLQKESRPGTRASILSLKSLVFRLLFVASSPLVGRLADSQGLSTTFLVLAAAFALVLLPFAILFLRSQTTPPATVND; encoded by the coding sequence GTGACCTTGACCTCTAACATCCGCAAGCTCTACGCCTTTTCCTTTCTTAAGATGGCCCTCTTTCCCATGGCCATCATCACCCTGTTCTGGAAGGACCACATCGGGCTGTCGCTGAGCGAGATCCTGCTGCTGCAGGCCATCTTTTCGCTGGCGACCCTGCTGATGGAATACCCGTCGGGCTACCTGAGCGACCGCCTGGGCTACCGTCTCACCCTCAGCCTGGCCTCGCTGCTGGGCATCGCCGGCTGGAGCTGGTACACCGTTGCCGGCTCCTTCGCCGGCGTACTCGGGGCCGAAATCCTACTGGGCATTTCCTACGCCTTTATCAGCGGCGCCGACAGCGCCCTGCTCTTCGAGACGCTAAAGGCCGACGGCCAGGAGGAGCACTACGCCCGCTACGATGGCCGCATGACGGGTTACGCCCAGTTCGGCGAAGCGGCGGGCGCCATCTTTGCCGGCACCCTCTACGCTTTCGCTCCTTTGACCCCCTTCTTTCTGCAGATTGCCGTATGGGGGCTGGCTTTCGTCCTCACGCGCACCCTGCAGGAACCGCCACATCTACGCCAGGGAGCGCCCGCCGCCGGTCTGAGCGAGGCCATCCAGATCAGCCGCCACGCCCTGCTGGAAAATCACCGGCTGCGCTATGGCATTGCCCTGGCCGGCCTGCTGGGCCTGGCCTCCTTCATCCCCGTCTGGCTCATTCAGCCCGCCATGCAACTCAACGCCGTTCCCCTGGCCTGGTTCGGGCCGGTGTGGGCCGGAGCCAATCTGACCGTCGCCCTCTTCTCTCTGCTCAGCCACCGCCTCAGCTTCCACCTGGGCCATCGTGGCATGATCATCCTCTGCCTTTGTCTGGTGGTCGTCGGCTATGCCGGGCTGGGACTGGTGGAGAGTGTCTGGGGCTTCGTGTTCTATTATCTGCTGACCGCCATGCGCGGACTGCAGGGCCCGCTGCTACGCCACCACCTTCAAAAAGAAAGCCGCCCCGGCACTCGGGCCAGCATCCTGTCGCTCAAATCCCTCGTCTTTCGTCTGCTCTTTGTCGCCAGCAGCCCGCTGGTGGGCCGCCTGGCCGACAGCCAGGGCCTTTCCACGACCTTCCTAGTGCTGGCCGCCGCCTTTGCCCTGGTCCTGCTCCCCTTCGCGATCCTCTTTCTGCGCAGCCAAACAACCCCACCCGCCACAGTGAACGACTAA
- a CDS encoding efflux RND transporter permease subunit, with product MLITNAAISRRSTVFALMVIVVISGLTSYLTLPRESTPDITVPYVLVQTIYEGVAPADIETLITLPIERKLKGLKNVEEIRSVSAEGSSMITIEFTPDVDIENALQWVRDKVDQAKGELPDDLEDDPSILEINLAEFPILSVAVSGHVDERVLKAVAEELEDRIEEIPGVLDVVLAGARERQIRVEFDPERLAAYRLSFSEILAAIQRENVNIPGGSIDIGRGKYLLRIPGEFTDPAQIDNLVLVSRDGRPVYFKDVTTVHDSFEDRTSYARLNGRDSVTLSIKKRTGENIIAVADQVFALLGEAERLLPEGVQLAVTLNQSKDIRRIVAELENNILNGLILVILVLFLFLGFTNSLFVALAIPYSMLLSFTILQALGITLNMVVLFSLILALGMLVDNAIVIVENIYRHMQEGKGRLDAAREAVSEVGWPVISSTLTTLCAFFPMLFWPGIMGEFMKFLPLTLIVTLSASLFVALVINPVVCASFMRVPPAQSAGEQREPFILRLYRRTLEVALRFRGLVVLASVIFLVGLMAIYAVYGHGVELFPDTEPNRAFVEIKAPEGANLDTSNTLALAVEEVAMQEPDIRYVIAEVGVGSSGDSGGSTGQAHMSKISLDFQDRHDRRENSNDVLARIRETVVPFAGAEIKVEKQEEGPPTGPPVNVEISGEEVETLGALAAQAKALIQDVPGLVDLKDDFSMAMPEIRVMVDREKASLLGLSTAEISRTVKAAISGSKLGVYREGKDEYDIVARLPEPRRQEFSDIENLLVPTMSGAPVPLSTVAQVELSTGFGSIRRLNQKRVVTLSANTYGRNSNEVLREVQDRLTTLDLPAGYRVNFSGEQEEQQKATAFLGKAFMAAVFLITLILVTQFNSMSQSLIVMTSVVLSLSGVFFGLLVTVTPFGIIMTGIGVISLAGVVVNNAIVLIDYINQLRKQGLELNEALIRAGIVRFRPVMLTAMTTILGLLPMAVGLSFDFRSLTWEIGGESVEWWGPMAIAVIFGLAVSTMLTLVVVPVLYSLSQSLLERVRREA from the coding sequence ATGCTTATCACCAATGCCGCCATCAGCCGCCGCAGCACCGTCTTTGCCCTCATGGTTATTGTGGTCATCAGCGGGCTCACCAGCTATCTGACGCTGCCACGGGAATCGACTCCCGATATCACGGTGCCCTACGTGCTGGTGCAGACCATCTATGAAGGGGTGGCTCCAGCCGACATCGAGACTCTTATTACCCTGCCCATCGAACGCAAGCTCAAAGGCTTGAAGAACGTGGAGGAAATCCGCTCGGTCAGCGCCGAAGGCTCCTCCATGATTACCATCGAGTTCACGCCCGATGTGGATATCGAAAACGCCCTGCAGTGGGTACGCGACAAGGTCGACCAGGCCAAGGGCGAATTGCCCGACGACCTGGAGGACGATCCTTCCATCCTCGAAATCAACCTCGCCGAATTCCCTATTCTCTCCGTGGCCGTTTCGGGGCATGTCGACGAGCGGGTTCTCAAGGCCGTGGCGGAAGAACTGGAGGATCGCATTGAGGAGATCCCCGGAGTGCTTGATGTGGTGCTGGCCGGGGCCCGCGAACGGCAGATCCGGGTGGAGTTCGATCCTGAGCGCCTGGCTGCTTATCGCCTTTCTTTCTCAGAGATTCTAGCGGCCATCCAACGGGAAAACGTCAACATCCCCGGCGGCAGTATCGACATCGGCCGCGGCAAGTATCTGCTGCGCATCCCGGGTGAATTCACCGACCCCGCCCAGATCGACAATCTGGTCCTGGTCAGCCGTGACGGCCGCCCCGTCTATTTCAAGGACGTCACCACCGTTCACGACAGTTTCGAGGATCGCACCAGCTACGCCCGCCTCAACGGCCGCGACAGCGTCACCCTCTCCATCAAAAAGCGTACGGGGGAGAACATCATTGCCGTGGCCGATCAGGTCTTTGCCCTGCTCGGCGAAGCGGAACGCCTGCTGCCGGAAGGGGTGCAGCTCGCCGTTACCCTCAACCAGTCCAAGGACATCCGCCGCATCGTCGCCGAGTTGGAGAACAATATCCTCAACGGTCTCATTCTGGTTATCCTCGTTCTCTTTCTCTTCCTGGGCTTCACCAACTCTCTGTTTGTCGCCCTGGCTATCCCCTATTCCATGCTGCTCTCCTTCACCATTCTGCAGGCGTTGGGCATCACTCTCAACATGGTGGTGTTGTTCAGCCTGATTCTGGCGCTGGGCATGCTGGTGGATAACGCCATCGTTATTGTCGAAAATATCTACCGTCACATGCAGGAAGGCAAGGGCCGCCTCGACGCCGCCAGGGAGGCCGTTTCCGAGGTAGGCTGGCCGGTGATCAGCTCGACCCTGACCACCCTGTGCGCCTTTTTCCCCATGCTCTTTTGGCCAGGCATCATGGGGGAATTCATGAAATTCCTGCCCCTGACCCTGATAGTTACCCTGAGTGCCTCCCTCTTTGTCGCCCTGGTCATCAATCCTGTCGTGTGCGCCAGCTTCATGCGGGTGCCTCCCGCGCAAAGTGCCGGTGAACAGCGCGAGCCCTTCATTCTGCGGCTCTACCGCCGGACGCTGGAGGTGGCTTTGCGTTTCCGAGGGCTGGTCGTGCTGGCCTCGGTGATTTTTCTGGTGGGGCTGATGGCCATCTACGCCGTCTACGGCCATGGCGTCGAACTTTTCCCCGACACCGAGCCCAACCGGGCCTTCGTCGAGATCAAGGCGCCGGAAGGGGCCAACCTCGATACCAGTAACACGCTGGCGCTGGCGGTGGAAGAGGTCGCCATGCAGGAGCCGGATATCCGCTATGTTATCGCCGAAGTGGGGGTGGGTTCGAGCGGCGACAGCGGCGGCTCGACGGGGCAGGCCCATATGAGCAAGATTTCCCTTGATTTTCAGGATCGCCACGATCGTCGGGAAAACTCCAATGATGTCCTCGCTCGTATCCGCGAAACCGTCGTGCCCTTCGCCGGCGCGGAAATCAAGGTGGAAAAGCAGGAGGAAGGACCTCCCACGGGGCCGCCGGTTAACGTCGAAATCAGCGGCGAGGAAGTCGAGACCCTGGGGGCGCTTGCCGCCCAGGCCAAGGCGCTCATTCAGGATGTGCCCGGCCTGGTTGACCTGAAGGACGACTTCTCCATGGCCATGCCGGAGATACGCGTGATGGTCGACCGCGAAAAAGCCAGTCTGCTCGGCCTGTCAACGGCCGAGATCTCCCGCACCGTCAAGGCGGCCATCAGCGGCAGTAAGCTCGGCGTCTACCGCGAAGGGAAGGACGAGTATGATATCGTCGCCCGCCTGCCGGAGCCCCGCCGCCAGGAGTTCAGCGATATTGAGAACCTGCTGGTTCCCACGATGTCCGGCGCCCCCGTCCCCCTGTCGACGGTGGCCCAGGTGGAACTGAGTACCGGCTTCGGCTCCATCCGCCGCCTCAACCAGAAGCGGGTGGTGACCCTGTCGGCCAACACCTATGGACGCAACAGCAACGAAGTGCTGCGCGAGGTCCAGGATCGCTTGACCACTCTGGACCTGCCGGCCGGTTATCGCGTCAACTTCTCCGGTGAGCAGGAAGAACAGCAGAAGGCCACCGCCTTTCTCGGCAAGGCTTTTATGGCGGCGGTCTTCCTCATCACGTTGATTCTCGTCACGCAGTTCAATTCCATGTCCCAGTCGCTCATTGTCATGACCTCGGTGGTCCTGTCTCTGTCCGGTGTCTTTTTCGGTCTGTTGGTGACTGTGACCCCCTTCGGCATCATCATGACCGGCATCGGCGTCATCTCCCTGGCCGGGGTGGTGGTCAACAACGCCATCGTGCTTATCGACTACATCAACCAGCTGCGCAAGCAGGGACTGGAACTGAACGAAGCCCTCATCCGCGCCGGGATCGTGCGCTTCCGTCCCGTCATGCTCACGGCCATGACCACCATCCTCGGCCTGCTGCCCATGGCCGTTGGCCTGAGTTTCGATTTTCGCAGCCTCACCTGGGAAATCGGCGGAGAGTCCGTCGAGTGGTGGGGACCCATGGCCATCGCGGTGATCTTCGGTCTGGCCGTGTCCACCATGCTTACCCTGGTGGTGGTGCCGGTGCTCTATTCCCTGTCCCAGTCCCTGCTGGAGAGGGTGAGGCGTGAGGCATGA
- a CDS encoding efflux RND transporter periplasmic adaptor subunit translates to MKVDFCHRSQASAPEKGRYGLPVRWSLTLLSLALLLGCSDKENPQTFTAAERPGQIPTVEVQVLQPENLEETFTLPGTLEAWEDLTLSVEVAGTVRQIGPQEGDQLKAGATILHMDTDILETSLERAEADYRLRQKELERIRRLREQNFVSAQEFDTAINAFDVADAELKRLRTTLEKSALRTPVTGRLDRLLVDRGEYVKEGTAAAVVIQIDRLKVLIEVPEKDVAFVKIGDQVRIEQAAIEGLPQIVLPGKIIHLAYKADASTKTYLAKIEVSNGTGLLRPGMIVRTRIVRRSLPDVLAVPLYAVVEREGQKFLFVEEGGAVFRRPVELGAVIGDKVVILSGVEAGERLVVKGQQLMTHGAKVKVAGD, encoded by the coding sequence ATGAAAGTCGATTTTTGCCATCGCAGTCAAGCCTCAGCCCCTGAAAAAGGGCGGTATGGGCTGCCGGTCAGGTGGTCTTTGACCCTGTTGTCTCTGGCGCTGCTGTTGGGCTGCAGCGATAAGGAGAATCCGCAAACGTTCACTGCCGCCGAGCGTCCCGGGCAGATCCCCACGGTAGAGGTGCAGGTACTGCAGCCGGAAAACCTCGAAGAGACCTTCACCCTGCCGGGCACGCTGGAAGCCTGGGAGGATCTGACCCTCTCCGTTGAAGTCGCTGGCACCGTCAGGCAGATCGGCCCGCAGGAAGGCGATCAGCTCAAGGCGGGGGCGACGATCCTGCATATGGACACGGACATTCTGGAGACCAGCCTGGAACGGGCCGAGGCCGATTATCGCCTGCGTCAGAAAGAGCTGGAGCGGATTCGGCGCCTGCGTGAACAGAACTTCGTCAGCGCCCAGGAGTTCGACACGGCCATCAATGCCTTTGACGTGGCCGACGCCGAGCTCAAGCGCCTGCGAACTACCCTGGAAAAAAGCGCTCTGCGAACTCCTGTGACCGGCCGGCTCGATCGTCTGCTGGTGGATCGGGGGGAATATGTCAAGGAGGGTACCGCTGCGGCCGTCGTCATTCAGATCGATCGCCTGAAAGTGCTCATCGAGGTGCCGGAAAAAGATGTGGCCTTTGTTAAGATTGGCGACCAGGTTCGCATCGAGCAGGCGGCCATTGAAGGTTTGCCGCAGATCGTGTTGCCGGGAAAGATCATCCATCTGGCCTATAAAGCCGACGCCTCGACCAAGACATACCTCGCTAAAATAGAGGTAAGCAATGGCACCGGACTGCTTCGCCCCGGTATGATCGTGCGCACCCGCATCGTGCGCCGCAGTCTTCCCGATGTGCTGGCGGTACCGCTGTACGCTGTCGTCGAAAGGGAGGGGCAGAAGTTTCTTTTTGTCGAAGAAGGGGGAGCCGTCTTTCGTCGTCCCGTTGAACTGGGGGCCGTCATCGGTGATAAAGTGGTCATCCTCAGTGGGGTAGAGGCCGGGGAGCGTCTGGTCGTCAAAGGGCAGCAGCTCATGACCCATGGAGCCAAAGTCAAGGTGGCAGGCGACTGA
- a CDS encoding HD domain-containing protein, whose amino-acid sequence MRIFNTYYPPGTKAHDILLRHSRKVTEKAGLIAEKLGSSRVNLKFVQEAAFLHDIGICRTHAPELGCHGDLPYLAHGYKGRELLEEEGFPRHALVCERHIGVGLTAREIERDKLPLPVRNMVPKSLEEEIVAYADLFFSKNPLENDEERSVEAVRQSLERFGRDKVIVFDQWHRYFSTGVPV is encoded by the coding sequence ATGAGAATTTTCAACACCTATTACCCGCCGGGCACCAAGGCCCACGACATCCTGCTGCGCCACAGCCGCAAGGTGACCGAGAAGGCCGGCCTGATTGCCGAAAAACTCGGCAGCAGCCGCGTCAACCTGAAGTTCGTGCAGGAAGCGGCCTTCCTGCACGATATCGGCATCTGCCGGACCCACGCCCCCGAACTGGGCTGTCACGGCGACCTGCCGTATCTGGCCCACGGCTACAAAGGTCGGGAACTGCTGGAAGAGGAAGGCTTCCCCCGGCATGCCCTCGTCTGCGAACGTCATATCGGAGTGGGCCTGACGGCAAGGGAGATCGAGCGAGACAAGCTGCCCCTGCCCGTACGGAACATGGTACCCAAATCCCTGGAGGAAGAGATCGTGGCCTACGCCGATCTCTTCTTTTCCAAAAACCCGCTGGAGAATGACGAGGAACGGTCGGTGGAGGCCGTCCGCCAGAGCCTGGAGCGCTTCGGTCGCGACAAGGTGATCGTCTTCGACCAGTGGCACCGCTATTTTTCCACCGGCGTGCCTGTCTGA
- a CDS encoding bifunctional DedA family/phosphatase PAP2 family protein has product MEDWLQELFAWLPQGGSYYLLIAFISLFESIVGIGLLMPGSVLVVFAGFLAASGKGAILPLMGSAAFGALLGDLLSFWLGARLGAQLMRRPFLHKRRALVHRAEAFFATHGGKSVFMGRFTGPIRGFIPFVAGSSRMRALPFVLYTLISAILWGLCYPGLGYLGGASWQQVRRLTGQLSLAVTALVVLLILNGLFWKKLAPRLVDLGTRGWLRLRRQGERLLQGPTAQRLQRRYPLLWQFLADRFSLRKGAGLYLTTGLLFSALFAALFVGLTNAMHIREPLFRFDLWVYAEVSKLKHPVADAFFMAVTTLGSAGAVLMLALLALFWLMLYQRFFSATILAAGTLGGELLVFALKFVFDRPRPVPLLPHLEPFSASFPSAHAFVALVFYGLLTYMLLDHIRDWQSRAVLLFCGSFVALLIGFSRIYLGVHWLSDVLAGFALAAMWLTFLITASEIRRRYAGEFPWHSHWPPLQFPRGIRLVLLSLGIAAAIGGVTLLIRAQLLQMGWP; this is encoded by the coding sequence ATGGAAGACTGGCTGCAGGAGCTCTTTGCCTGGCTGCCGCAGGGCGGCAGTTACTATCTGCTTATCGCCTTCATCTCCCTCTTTGAATCCATCGTCGGCATCGGTCTGCTCATGCCGGGGAGTGTGCTGGTGGTCTTCGCCGGGTTCCTGGCCGCCAGCGGCAAAGGGGCGATCCTTCCCTTGATGGGGAGCGCCGCCTTCGGCGCCCTGCTTGGCGACTTGCTCAGCTTCTGGCTGGGAGCGAGGCTGGGGGCTCAGCTCATGAGGCGCCCCTTCCTGCATAAGCGTCGCGCCCTGGTCCACCGGGCGGAAGCTTTTTTCGCCACGCATGGCGGCAAAAGCGTCTTTATGGGGCGCTTTACCGGCCCCATCCGCGGTTTCATCCCCTTTGTCGCCGGCAGCTCTCGCATGCGGGCGCTGCCCTTTGTCCTCTATACGCTGATCAGCGCCATCCTCTGGGGTCTCTGCTATCCGGGACTGGGCTACCTCGGCGGCGCCAGTTGGCAGCAGGTCCGGCGGCTGACCGGGCAGCTGAGCCTGGCGGTGACGGCCTTGGTGGTGCTGCTGATTCTCAATGGCCTCTTCTGGAAAAAGTTGGCGCCGCGGCTGGTCGACCTGGGCACGCGCGGATGGTTGCGGCTGCGACGACAGGGTGAACGGCTTTTGCAGGGACCGACGGCGCAACGGTTGCAGCGCCGCTATCCCCTGCTCTGGCAGTTTCTGGCCGACCGTTTCAGCCTGCGCAAAGGGGCCGGTCTCTACCTGACCACGGGGCTGCTTTTCAGCGCCCTCTTCGCCGCTCTCTTCGTCGGACTGACCAACGCCATGCACATCCGGGAGCCTCTCTTTCGCTTCGATCTGTGGGTTTACGCGGAAGTGTCCAAGCTGAAGCATCCCGTAGCCGACGCCTTCTTCATGGCGGTCACCACTCTGGGCAGTGCGGGAGCCGTGCTTATGCTGGCGCTGCTGGCCCTGTTCTGGCTGATGCTTTACCAGCGTTTTTTTTCGGCCACGATCCTCGCAGCCGGCACGCTGGGGGGTGAACTGCTCGTCTTTGCCCTCAAATTCGTCTTCGACCGTCCCCGCCCCGTCCCCCTGCTGCCCCACCTGGAGCCATTCAGCGCAAGCTTCCCCAGCGCCCACGCTTTTGTCGCCCTGGTCTTTTATGGATTATTGACCTATATGCTGCTCGACCATATCCGCGATTGGCAGTCGCGCGCGGTTCTGCTTTTTTGCGGCAGCTTCGTTGCCCTGCTCATCGGCTTTAGCCGCATCTATCTGGGCGTTCACTGGCTCAGTGACGTGCTGGCGGGCTTTGCCCTGGCGGCCATGTGGTTGACCTTTCTTATCACTGCCTCCGAAATTCGCCGCCGCTACGCCGGCGAATTTCCCTGGCATTCGCACTGGCCGCCCCTACAATTCCCTCGGGGGATACGGCTGGTGCTCCTGAGCCTGGGGATTGCCGCTGCAATAGGCGGCGTCACCCTGCTCATCCGTGCCCAATTGCTGCAAATGGGCTGGCCCTGA